A single genomic interval of Spinacia oleracea cultivar Varoflay chromosome 6, BTI_SOV_V1, whole genome shotgun sequence harbors:
- the LOC110777521 gene encoding vacuolar protein sorting-associated protein 4 isoform X1, with the protein MSTFSRLLTRRVWRSAITSSKTINPTFFSQSQPQSLHVRLYHVYGTQQPISNAFKGRIPFFSFEPMGSLCIPLVLAGVVGVGTLDVAYADSNEVSADPPLPSDIPSSYDDLEDIAKKERVRLEDLLRSKGMKYGSYPRFTVAVKGQKQCHFVGGVGSGQLMDNLIFSQSSFRKVAIKFQVPAYCEIPRLIANLASNLNGGSPMEVQSWDSTVAWQLALSLPNGKRESGGSNVATGETLSKDSDLCVLIFRSLISPDKPEVEFLKKGSFSLAELEALISIMQIAGERPGQSKATESSPAGTPSTSKSITSLEAMGVRVFGLDKPLTGDATEEVSWDTIAGYDQQKREIEDTVLLALRSPEVYDDIARGTRRNYESNRPRAVLFEGPPGTGKTSCARVIANQAGVPLLYVPLEVVMSKYYGESERLFGKVFSLANELPDGAIIFLDEVDSFAIARDSDIHEATRRMLSVLLRQIDGFEQDKKVVVIAATNRKQDIDPALISRFDSLIFFGLPDQQNRQKIAAQYAKHLTNSELEEFALVTEGLSGRDIRDVCQHAERRWASRVIRNKAIKDSTTDAKAGSLPPLQEYVESAIARRKILVEIEELRNQKQSHRLDKRPLVMG; encoded by the exons ATGTCAACATTCAGTCGATTATTAACAAGAAGAGTTTGGCGCAGTGCAATTACTTCGTCTAAAACCATAAACCCCACATTTTTCTCTCAATCTCAACCTCAATCCCTTCATGTTCGTCTTTATCATG TATATGGAACCCAGCAGCCAATATCCAATGCGTTTAAAGGCCGTATTCCATTTTTTAGTTTCGAGCCTATGGGGTCACTTTGCATTCCGCTTGTGCTAGCTGGTGTTGTGGGTGTTGGAACTCTAGACGTGGCTTATGCAGATAGCAATGAG GTGTCTGCCGATCCTCCCTTGCCATCTGATATCCCTTCAAGTTATGATGACCTGGAAGATATAGCAAAAAAGGAACGGGTTAGGTTGGAGGATCTATTAAGAAGCAAAGGCATGAAGTATGGTTCTTATCCGCGATTCACTGTTGCTGTAAAGGGCCAAAAG caatGCCATTTTGTTGGGGGTGTAGGGAGCGGACAACTCATGGATAATCTCATTTTCTCACAAAGTTCCTTTAGAAAG GTTGCTATCAAGTTCCAAGTACCCGCTTACTGTGAAATCCCTAGACTGATAGCAAACCTTGCTTCAAACCTCAATGGGGGTTCGCCTATGGAAGTTCAATCCTGGGACAG CACAGTTGCTTGGCAGCTTGCACTTAGCCTCCCAAATGGAAAGAGAGAAAGTGGAGGGAGTAATGTTGCCACAGGAGAAACTTTATCAAAAGACAGTGATCTCTGTGTTCTTATATTTCGGTCATTGATAAGTCCTGATAAACCG gaGGTTGAGTTCCTGAAGAAAGGAAGCTTTAGTCTTGCTGAGCTTGAGGCTTTAATCTCCATCATGCAAATAGCTGGTGAAAGGCCAGGGCAGAGTAAAGCCACAGAAAGTAGTCCTGCTGGAACGCCATCGACAAGTAAATCAATTACTAGTTTAGAAGCCATGGGCGTACGTGTATTCGGGCTTGATAAGCCACTTACTGGTGATGCTACTGAAGAGGTATCATGGGATACCATTGCGGGCTATGATCAGCAAAAGAG GGAAATAGAGGATACTGTCCTGTTGGCTCTGCGTAGTCCTGAAGTTTATGATGATATTGCCCGTGGAACTCGGCGAAATTATGAGTCGAATAGACCCCGAGCTGTGCTTTTTGAAGGCCCTCCAG GTACCGGGAAAACATCATGTGCTCGTGTTATTGCTAATCAGGCG GGGGTTCCATTACTGTATGTGCCGCTGGAAGTTGTCATGTCTAAGTATTATGGTGAAAGTGAACGTCTCTTTGGAAAAGTTTTTTCACTTGCCAATGAGCTTCCTGATGGCGCTATCATATTTTTGGACGAG GTTGATTCTTTTGCTATTGCCCGTGATAGTGACATACATGAAGCTACTCGAAGAATGTTGTCGGTGTTACTGAGGCAG ATTGATGGCTTTGAACAAGATAAGAAAGTGGTGGTGATTGCTGCAACAAACAGAAAGCAGGATATTGACCCTGCTCTTATTAG CCGATTCGATTCGTTGATTTTCTTTGGTCTACCTGATCAGCAGAATCGACAGAAAATAGCAGCTCAGTATGCAAAGCACCTAACCAATTCTGAACTTGAGGAGTTTGCTTTGGTCACTGAAGG TTTGTCTGGACGGGATATCAGAGATGTGTGTCAACATGCAGAGCGTCGCTGGGCTTCTAGG GTTATTCGGAACAAAGCAATCAAGGATTCTACTACAGATGCAAAAGCAGGATCCCTTCCCCCTTTACAAGAATACGTGGAAAGCGCAATTGCTCGAAGAAAAATCCTTGTTGAGATTGAAGAACTAAGGAATCAAAAGCAGAGTCATCGCCTCGATAAACGGCCTTTGGTGATGGGTTGA
- the LOC110777521 gene encoding vacuolar protein sorting-associated protein 4 isoform X2, protein MSTFSRLLTRRVWRSAITSSKTINPTFFSQSQPQSLHVRLYHVYGTQQPISNAFKGRIPFFSFEPMGSLCIPLVLAGVVGVGTLDVAYADSNEVSADPPLPSDIPSSYDDLEDIAKKERVRLEDLLRSKGMKYGSYPRFTVAVKGQKVAIKFQVPAYCEIPRLIANLASNLNGGSPMEVQSWDSTVAWQLALSLPNGKRESGGSNVATGETLSKDSDLCVLIFRSLISPDKPEVEFLKKGSFSLAELEALISIMQIAGERPGQSKATESSPAGTPSTSKSITSLEAMGVRVFGLDKPLTGDATEEVSWDTIAGYDQQKREIEDTVLLALRSPEVYDDIARGTRRNYESNRPRAVLFEGPPGTGKTSCARVIANQAGVPLLYVPLEVVMSKYYGESERLFGKVFSLANELPDGAIIFLDEVDSFAIARDSDIHEATRRMLSVLLRQIDGFEQDKKVVVIAATNRKQDIDPALISRFDSLIFFGLPDQQNRQKIAAQYAKHLTNSELEEFALVTEGLSGRDIRDVCQHAERRWASRVIRNKAIKDSTTDAKAGSLPPLQEYVESAIARRKILVEIEELRNQKQSHRLDKRPLVMG, encoded by the exons ATGTCAACATTCAGTCGATTATTAACAAGAAGAGTTTGGCGCAGTGCAATTACTTCGTCTAAAACCATAAACCCCACATTTTTCTCTCAATCTCAACCTCAATCCCTTCATGTTCGTCTTTATCATG TATATGGAACCCAGCAGCCAATATCCAATGCGTTTAAAGGCCGTATTCCATTTTTTAGTTTCGAGCCTATGGGGTCACTTTGCATTCCGCTTGTGCTAGCTGGTGTTGTGGGTGTTGGAACTCTAGACGTGGCTTATGCAGATAGCAATGAG GTGTCTGCCGATCCTCCCTTGCCATCTGATATCCCTTCAAGTTATGATGACCTGGAAGATATAGCAAAAAAGGAACGGGTTAGGTTGGAGGATCTATTAAGAAGCAAAGGCATGAAGTATGGTTCTTATCCGCGATTCACTGTTGCTGTAAAGGGCCAAAAG GTTGCTATCAAGTTCCAAGTACCCGCTTACTGTGAAATCCCTAGACTGATAGCAAACCTTGCTTCAAACCTCAATGGGGGTTCGCCTATGGAAGTTCAATCCTGGGACAG CACAGTTGCTTGGCAGCTTGCACTTAGCCTCCCAAATGGAAAGAGAGAAAGTGGAGGGAGTAATGTTGCCACAGGAGAAACTTTATCAAAAGACAGTGATCTCTGTGTTCTTATATTTCGGTCATTGATAAGTCCTGATAAACCG gaGGTTGAGTTCCTGAAGAAAGGAAGCTTTAGTCTTGCTGAGCTTGAGGCTTTAATCTCCATCATGCAAATAGCTGGTGAAAGGCCAGGGCAGAGTAAAGCCACAGAAAGTAGTCCTGCTGGAACGCCATCGACAAGTAAATCAATTACTAGTTTAGAAGCCATGGGCGTACGTGTATTCGGGCTTGATAAGCCACTTACTGGTGATGCTACTGAAGAGGTATCATGGGATACCATTGCGGGCTATGATCAGCAAAAGAG GGAAATAGAGGATACTGTCCTGTTGGCTCTGCGTAGTCCTGAAGTTTATGATGATATTGCCCGTGGAACTCGGCGAAATTATGAGTCGAATAGACCCCGAGCTGTGCTTTTTGAAGGCCCTCCAG GTACCGGGAAAACATCATGTGCTCGTGTTATTGCTAATCAGGCG GGGGTTCCATTACTGTATGTGCCGCTGGAAGTTGTCATGTCTAAGTATTATGGTGAAAGTGAACGTCTCTTTGGAAAAGTTTTTTCACTTGCCAATGAGCTTCCTGATGGCGCTATCATATTTTTGGACGAG GTTGATTCTTTTGCTATTGCCCGTGATAGTGACATACATGAAGCTACTCGAAGAATGTTGTCGGTGTTACTGAGGCAG ATTGATGGCTTTGAACAAGATAAGAAAGTGGTGGTGATTGCTGCAACAAACAGAAAGCAGGATATTGACCCTGCTCTTATTAG CCGATTCGATTCGTTGATTTTCTTTGGTCTACCTGATCAGCAGAATCGACAGAAAATAGCAGCTCAGTATGCAAAGCACCTAACCAATTCTGAACTTGAGGAGTTTGCTTTGGTCACTGAAGG TTTGTCTGGACGGGATATCAGAGATGTGTGTCAACATGCAGAGCGTCGCTGGGCTTCTAGG GTTATTCGGAACAAAGCAATCAAGGATTCTACTACAGATGCAAAAGCAGGATCCCTTCCCCCTTTACAAGAATACGTGGAAAGCGCAATTGCTCGAAGAAAAATCCTTGTTGAGATTGAAGAACTAAGGAATCAAAAGCAGAGTCATCGCCTCGATAAACGGCCTTTGGTGATGGGTTGA